From Brassica oleracea var. oleracea cultivar TO1000 chromosome C3, BOL, whole genome shotgun sequence, a single genomic window includes:
- the LOC106331305 gene encoding probable galacturonosyltransferase 7 isoform X1, translating to MKGGGVGGGGGGGGKRRWKVLVIGVLVLVILSMLVPLAFLLGLHNSFHSPGIVTVQPSSPFERSRTNATNHSQVLLNFRFIYFDLIRMLVLDLPSSILQRDLSNRVDQVLQKINPVLPKKTDINAGSRDMNRTSISDSKNRGLPVSPAVVAQPSPANKTITEVSHKGGQGAMVNAVETQRTCQVEYGSYCLWREENKEPMKDAKVKHMKDLLFVARAYYPSIAKMPSQSKLTRDMKQNIQEFERILIVSSADADLPPQVDKNFEKMEAVISKAKSFPVDCNNVDKKLRQILDMTEDEASFHMKQSVFLYQLAVHTMPKSLHCLSMRLTVEYFKSGSVDTEDSEKFSDPSLLHFVVISDNILASSVVINSTVLHARESKNFVFHVLTNEQNYFAMKQWFIRNPCKQAAIQVLNIEKLELDNSDVKLSLPAEFRVSFLSGDNLASQGKRTHYLSLFSQSHYLFPKIFHKLKKVVILDHDVVVQRDLSPLWELDMEGKVNGAVKECSVRLGQLKSLKGGSFDANACLWMSGLNVIDLARWRELGVSETYQKFYKQMSGGGESREAIALQASLLTFQDKVYALDDKWALSGLGYDYYINTQTIKNAATLHYNGNMKPWLELGIPQYKTYWRKHLNRGDRFLSDCNVNP from the exons ATGAAAGGCGGAGGAGTCGGTGGTGGTGGTGGAGGAGGAGGAAAACGCCGGTGGAAAGTTCTGGTGATTGGAGTGTTGGTTCTCGTTATCCTCTCAATGCTGGTTCCTCTTGCTTTCTTGCTCGGCCTTCACAACAGCTTTCACTCTCCAG GAATCGTCACTGTCCAGCCTTCTTCTCCT TTCGAGAGAAGCAGAACCAATGCTACTAACCATTCACAGGTACTGTTAAACTTTCGTTTCATTTATTTCGATTTAATTCGTATGCTGGTTCTCGATCTCCCTTCCTCGATTTTACAGAGAGATCTATCTAACAGAGTGGATCAGGTTCTCCAGAAAATCAATCCAGTGCTTCCCAAG AAAACCGACATTAACGCTGGTTCCAGAGATATGAATAGGACAAGCATCAGTGATTCTAAAAACAGAG GATTACCAGTGTCCCCAGCTGTTGTTGCCCAACCGAGCCCTGCAAAT AAAACAATAACCGAAGTATCGCACAAAGGTGGTCAGGGGGCAATGGTAAATGCTGTTGAAACTCAGAGAACTTGTCAAGTGGAATATGGGAGCTACTGCCTCTGGAGGGAGGAAAATAAGGAGCCCATGAAAGATGCCAAGGTGAAGCACATGAAGGACCTCCTATTTGTGGCTAGGGCATACTATCCAAGTATTGCTAAAATGCCTTCTCAAAGCAAGTTGACTCGAGATATGAAACAGAATATCCAAGAGTTTGAGCGTATTCTTATTGTAAGTTCAGCAGATGCTGATCTTCCACCACA GGTTGATAAAAATTTTGAGAAGATGGAAGCTGTAATTTCAAAGGCAAAGTCTTTTCCAGTCGACTGTAACAATGTTGACAAGAAACTGAGACAGATCCTGGACATGACCGAGGATGAAGCTAGTTTCCACATGAAACAGAGCGTGTTCCTCTACCAGCTTGCAGTACATACAATGCCCAAGAGTCTTCATTGCTTGTCAATGAGACTAACTGTGGAGTATTTCAAGTCAGGTTCAGTTGATACTGAGGATAGTGAGAAATTTTCAGATCCCTCATTGCTTCACTTTGTTGTCATCTCCGACAATATACTTGCATCTTCCGTTGTTATCAACTCAACTGTTTTACACGCAAGG GAAAGTAAAAACTTTGTTTTCCATGTATTGACAAACGAGCAGAATTACTTTGCGATGAAACAATGGTTTATCAGGAATCCCTGCAAACAAGCAGCTATTCAAGTATTGAACATTGAAAAGCTCGAGCTGGACAATTCTGATGTGAAGCTCTCTTTGCCTGCGGAGTTCCGTGTCTCCTTCCTCAGCGGCGACAATTTGGCATCACAAGGGAAACGAACACATTACTTATCCCTGTTCTCTCAATCTCACTACCTCTTCCCAAAGATATTTCACAAGTTGAAAAAAGTTGTGATTCTGGATCATGACGTTGTAGTCCAGCGAGACTTGTCTCCTCTTTGGGAGCTTGATATGGAAGGAAAAGTGAATGGTGCAGTGAAAGAGTGCTCTGTGAGATTGGGTCAGCTAAAGAGTCTCAAGGGAGGGAGTTTTGATGCTAACGCTTGTCTCTGGATGTCTGGATTGAATGTCATTGATCTTGCTAGATGGAGGGAACTGGGAGTTTCAGAAACATACCAGAAATTTTACAAACAG ATGAGTGGTGGAGGTGAGTCGAGAGAAGCAATTGCATTGCAAGCAAGTTTGCTCACGTTTCAAGACAAAGTTTATGCTCTTGACGACAAATGGGCTCTATCAGGGCTTGGTTATGACTACTACATCAATACCCAAACGATAAAAAACGCAGCCACTCTGCACTACAATGGGAACATGAAGCCGTGGCTAGAGCTGGGAATCCCACAGTACAAAACCTATTGGAGAAAGCATCTGAATCGGGGAGATCGATTCTTGAGTGACTGTAACGTGAACCCTTGA
- the LOC106331309 gene encoding F-box/kelch-repeat protein At5g51250-like: MERLNKGDFVLKRKTTTTSTRAKKKKKPTPYTSDDVILASLSVLPDDLLVMIVARVPILYYRTLSLVSKSFRSMVVSPELYKVRSVLGLTESCLYVCLRFGMGSYKWYTLSSKSKSSGGYVLASVPMPGDDSPRVAGLGFGYSDLVAVGSDIYNIGQADKTTPTSSVSILDCKSHMWRKAPSMPVELESLSATVLDRNIFVLGRRYHQYGSWKSLLQVFNTNTQTWDIPWCVLDQASHIFNINGNLHAVNIFGWVFAFNSKQGKWDQLVEIDPIVGEIKYSESYCEIDNVLYSVSKEGALRWYDTDKTRWRDLKGLVGLPKLPGRFAGYGSYVKLTAYGGGKMLVFWSRKSCILLSHMETIYCAEIALRKGKGDCWGKLEWYDGVLSVLAGTELVKIFSVTL, from the coding sequence ATGGAGAGGTTGAACAAGGGCGATTTCGTATTGAAGAGGAAGACAACGACTACGAGTACTAGGGCGAAGAAGAAGAAGAAGCCAACTCCATACACATCCGATGATGTGATATTGGCATCTTTGTCAGTACTTCCGGACGATTTGCTAGTGATGATCGTGGCACGCGTTCCAATATTGTACTATCGGACTCTGTCACTAGTCTCCAAGAGCTTTCGATCTATGGTGGTTTCACCTGAGCTTTACAAGGTCAGGTCAGTCTTGGGCCTCACGGAGAGTTGTCTCTATGTGTGCTTGAGGTTCGGGATGGGTTCTTATAAGTGGTACACCCTCTCCTCCAAGAGTAAGAGTAGTGGCGGCTATGTTTTGGCTAGCGTCCCAATGCCCGGTGATGATTCTCCTCGGGTGGCGGGTTTGGGTTTTGGTTATTCAGATCTTGTGGCTGTTGGTTCTGATATCTACAACATTGGCCAAGCAGATAAAACCACCCCCACCTCTAGTGTCTCGATTCTTGATTGCAAGTCTCACATGTGGCGTAAGGCTCCCAGCATGCCAGTCGAGCTAGAGTCACTTTCTGCCACTGTCCTTGATCGAAATATATTTGTACTAGGACGACGCTACCATCAATACGGTTCCTGGAAGAGCTTGCTCCAGGTATTCAACACAAATACGCAAACTTGGGATATCCCTTGGTGTGTATTGGACCAAGCCAGTCACATTTTTAATATTAACGGAAATCTCCACGCGGTTAATATATTTGGTTGGGTGTTTGCTTTCAATTCAAAGCAAGGTAAATGGGACCAGCTGGTTGAAATAGATCCAATTGTGGGTGAAATTAAGTATTCGGAATCTTACTGCGAGATTGACAATGTTCTCTACTCTGTTTCTAAAGAAGGAGCTCTGAGATGGTATGACACCGACAAGACAAGATGGAGAGATTTGAAGGGTTTGGTAGGACTACCTAAGTTGCCTGGTCGTTTTGCTGGTTATGGTTCTTATGTTAAATTAACGGCTTATGGTGGTGGAAAGATGCTGGTTTTCTGGAGTAGAAAATCTTGTATTCTTTTGTCTCACATGGAGACCATATATTGTGCCGAGATAGCGCTTAGAAAAGGCAAAGGAGACTGTTGGGGGAAACTTGAGTGGTATGATGGTGTGCTTTCAGTCCTTGCGGGAACTGAGTTAGTTAAGATTTTTTCTGTAACGCTTTGA
- the LOC106331305 gene encoding probable galacturonosyltransferase 7 isoform X2 has protein sequence MKGGGVGGGGGGGGKRRWKVLVIGVLVLVILSMLVPLAFLLGLHNSFHSPGIVTVQPSSPFERSRTNATNHSQRDLSNRVDQVLQKINPVLPKKTDINAGSRDMNRTSISDSKNRGLPVSPAVVAQPSPANKTITEVSHKGGQGAMVNAVETQRTCQVEYGSYCLWREENKEPMKDAKVKHMKDLLFVARAYYPSIAKMPSQSKLTRDMKQNIQEFERILIVSSADADLPPQVDKNFEKMEAVISKAKSFPVDCNNVDKKLRQILDMTEDEASFHMKQSVFLYQLAVHTMPKSLHCLSMRLTVEYFKSGSVDTEDSEKFSDPSLLHFVVISDNILASSVVINSTVLHARESKNFVFHVLTNEQNYFAMKQWFIRNPCKQAAIQVLNIEKLELDNSDVKLSLPAEFRVSFLSGDNLASQGKRTHYLSLFSQSHYLFPKIFHKLKKVVILDHDVVVQRDLSPLWELDMEGKVNGAVKECSVRLGQLKSLKGGSFDANACLWMSGLNVIDLARWRELGVSETYQKFYKQQMSGGGESREAIALQASLLTFQDKVYALDDKWALSGLGYDYYINTQTIKNAATLHYNGNMKPWLELGIPQYKTYWRKHLNRGDRFLSDCNVNP, from the exons ATGAAAGGCGGAGGAGTCGGTGGTGGTGGTGGAGGAGGAGGAAAACGCCGGTGGAAAGTTCTGGTGATTGGAGTGTTGGTTCTCGTTATCCTCTCAATGCTGGTTCCTCTTGCTTTCTTGCTCGGCCTTCACAACAGCTTTCACTCTCCAG GAATCGTCACTGTCCAGCCTTCTTCTCCT TTCGAGAGAAGCAGAACCAATGCTACTAACCATTCACAG AGAGATCTATCTAACAGAGTGGATCAGGTTCTCCAGAAAATCAATCCAGTGCTTCCCAAG AAAACCGACATTAACGCTGGTTCCAGAGATATGAATAGGACAAGCATCAGTGATTCTAAAAACAGAG GATTACCAGTGTCCCCAGCTGTTGTTGCCCAACCGAGCCCTGCAAAT AAAACAATAACCGAAGTATCGCACAAAGGTGGTCAGGGGGCAATGGTAAATGCTGTTGAAACTCAGAGAACTTGTCAAGTGGAATATGGGAGCTACTGCCTCTGGAGGGAGGAAAATAAGGAGCCCATGAAAGATGCCAAGGTGAAGCACATGAAGGACCTCCTATTTGTGGCTAGGGCATACTATCCAAGTATTGCTAAAATGCCTTCTCAAAGCAAGTTGACTCGAGATATGAAACAGAATATCCAAGAGTTTGAGCGTATTCTTATTGTAAGTTCAGCAGATGCTGATCTTCCACCACA GGTTGATAAAAATTTTGAGAAGATGGAAGCTGTAATTTCAAAGGCAAAGTCTTTTCCAGTCGACTGTAACAATGTTGACAAGAAACTGAGACAGATCCTGGACATGACCGAGGATGAAGCTAGTTTCCACATGAAACAGAGCGTGTTCCTCTACCAGCTTGCAGTACATACAATGCCCAAGAGTCTTCATTGCTTGTCAATGAGACTAACTGTGGAGTATTTCAAGTCAGGTTCAGTTGATACTGAGGATAGTGAGAAATTTTCAGATCCCTCATTGCTTCACTTTGTTGTCATCTCCGACAATATACTTGCATCTTCCGTTGTTATCAACTCAACTGTTTTACACGCAAGG GAAAGTAAAAACTTTGTTTTCCATGTATTGACAAACGAGCAGAATTACTTTGCGATGAAACAATGGTTTATCAGGAATCCCTGCAAACAAGCAGCTATTCAAGTATTGAACATTGAAAAGCTCGAGCTGGACAATTCTGATGTGAAGCTCTCTTTGCCTGCGGAGTTCCGTGTCTCCTTCCTCAGCGGCGACAATTTGGCATCACAAGGGAAACGAACACATTACTTATCCCTGTTCTCTCAATCTCACTACCTCTTCCCAAAGATATTTCACAAGTTGAAAAAAGTTGTGATTCTGGATCATGACGTTGTAGTCCAGCGAGACTTGTCTCCTCTTTGGGAGCTTGATATGGAAGGAAAAGTGAATGGTGCAGTGAAAGAGTGCTCTGTGAGATTGGGTCAGCTAAAGAGTCTCAAGGGAGGGAGTTTTGATGCTAACGCTTGTCTCTGGATGTCTGGATTGAATGTCATTGATCTTGCTAGATGGAGGGAACTGGGAGTTTCAGAAACATACCAGAAATTTTACAAACAG CAGATGAGTGGTGGAGGTGAGTCGAGAGAAGCAATTGCATTGCAAGCAAGTTTGCTCACGTTTCAAGACAAAGTTTATGCTCTTGACGACAAATGGGCTCTATCAGGGCTTGGTTATGACTACTACATCAATACCCAAACGATAAAAAACGCAGCCACTCTGCACTACAATGGGAACATGAAGCCGTGGCTAGAGCTGGGAATCCCACAGTACAAAACCTATTGGAGAAAGCATCTGAATCGGGGAGATCGATTCTTGAGTGACTGTAACGTGAACCCTTGA
- the LOC106331305 gene encoding probable galacturonosyltransferase 7 isoform X3: MKGGGVGGGGGGGGKRRWKVLVIGVLVLVILSMLVPLAFLLGLHNSFHSPGIVTVQPSSPFERSRTNATNHSQRDLSNRVDQVLQKINPVLPKKTDINAGSRDMNRTSISDSKNRGLPVSPAVVAQPSPANKTITEVSHKGGQGAMVNAVETQRTCQVEYGSYCLWREENKEPMKDAKVKHMKDLLFVARAYYPSIAKMPSQSKLTRDMKQNIQEFERILIVSSADADLPPQVDKNFEKMEAVISKAKSFPVDCNNVDKKLRQILDMTEDEASFHMKQSVFLYQLAVHTMPKSLHCLSMRLTVEYFKSGSVDTEDSEKFSDPSLLHFVVISDNILASSVVINSTVLHARESKNFVFHVLTNEQNYFAMKQWFIRNPCKQAAIQVLNIEKLELDNSDVKLSLPAEFRVSFLSGDNLASQGKRTHYLSLFSQSHYLFPKIFHKLKKVVILDHDVVVQRDLSPLWELDMEGKVNGAVKECSVRLGQLKSLKGGSFDANACLWMSGLNVIDLARWRELGVSETYQKFYKQMSGGGESREAIALQASLLTFQDKVYALDDKWALSGLGYDYYINTQTIKNAATLHYNGNMKPWLELGIPQYKTYWRKHLNRGDRFLSDCNVNP, from the exons ATGAAAGGCGGAGGAGTCGGTGGTGGTGGTGGAGGAGGAGGAAAACGCCGGTGGAAAGTTCTGGTGATTGGAGTGTTGGTTCTCGTTATCCTCTCAATGCTGGTTCCTCTTGCTTTCTTGCTCGGCCTTCACAACAGCTTTCACTCTCCAG GAATCGTCACTGTCCAGCCTTCTTCTCCT TTCGAGAGAAGCAGAACCAATGCTACTAACCATTCACAG AGAGATCTATCTAACAGAGTGGATCAGGTTCTCCAGAAAATCAATCCAGTGCTTCCCAAG AAAACCGACATTAACGCTGGTTCCAGAGATATGAATAGGACAAGCATCAGTGATTCTAAAAACAGAG GATTACCAGTGTCCCCAGCTGTTGTTGCCCAACCGAGCCCTGCAAAT AAAACAATAACCGAAGTATCGCACAAAGGTGGTCAGGGGGCAATGGTAAATGCTGTTGAAACTCAGAGAACTTGTCAAGTGGAATATGGGAGCTACTGCCTCTGGAGGGAGGAAAATAAGGAGCCCATGAAAGATGCCAAGGTGAAGCACATGAAGGACCTCCTATTTGTGGCTAGGGCATACTATCCAAGTATTGCTAAAATGCCTTCTCAAAGCAAGTTGACTCGAGATATGAAACAGAATATCCAAGAGTTTGAGCGTATTCTTATTGTAAGTTCAGCAGATGCTGATCTTCCACCACA GGTTGATAAAAATTTTGAGAAGATGGAAGCTGTAATTTCAAAGGCAAAGTCTTTTCCAGTCGACTGTAACAATGTTGACAAGAAACTGAGACAGATCCTGGACATGACCGAGGATGAAGCTAGTTTCCACATGAAACAGAGCGTGTTCCTCTACCAGCTTGCAGTACATACAATGCCCAAGAGTCTTCATTGCTTGTCAATGAGACTAACTGTGGAGTATTTCAAGTCAGGTTCAGTTGATACTGAGGATAGTGAGAAATTTTCAGATCCCTCATTGCTTCACTTTGTTGTCATCTCCGACAATATACTTGCATCTTCCGTTGTTATCAACTCAACTGTTTTACACGCAAGG GAAAGTAAAAACTTTGTTTTCCATGTATTGACAAACGAGCAGAATTACTTTGCGATGAAACAATGGTTTATCAGGAATCCCTGCAAACAAGCAGCTATTCAAGTATTGAACATTGAAAAGCTCGAGCTGGACAATTCTGATGTGAAGCTCTCTTTGCCTGCGGAGTTCCGTGTCTCCTTCCTCAGCGGCGACAATTTGGCATCACAAGGGAAACGAACACATTACTTATCCCTGTTCTCTCAATCTCACTACCTCTTCCCAAAGATATTTCACAAGTTGAAAAAAGTTGTGATTCTGGATCATGACGTTGTAGTCCAGCGAGACTTGTCTCCTCTTTGGGAGCTTGATATGGAAGGAAAAGTGAATGGTGCAGTGAAAGAGTGCTCTGTGAGATTGGGTCAGCTAAAGAGTCTCAAGGGAGGGAGTTTTGATGCTAACGCTTGTCTCTGGATGTCTGGATTGAATGTCATTGATCTTGCTAGATGGAGGGAACTGGGAGTTTCAGAAACATACCAGAAATTTTACAAACAG ATGAGTGGTGGAGGTGAGTCGAGAGAAGCAATTGCATTGCAAGCAAGTTTGCTCACGTTTCAAGACAAAGTTTATGCTCTTGACGACAAATGGGCTCTATCAGGGCTTGGTTATGACTACTACATCAATACCCAAACGATAAAAAACGCAGCCACTCTGCACTACAATGGGAACATGAAGCCGTGGCTAGAGCTGGGAATCCCACAGTACAAAACCTATTGGAGAAAGCATCTGAATCGGGGAGATCGATTCTTGAGTGACTGTAACGTGAACCCTTGA